The genomic interval AGCACATCGCCGATGGCGGCAGCGCGGGCGGACACGATGTTGAGGGGACCGGTGGGGTTGGCGCTGACGAATTCCAGCTGAATGGATCGGCCCAGACCCCATCGGCTGCGGCCGTACTCGGCGCCCTGCTGCAAAATGCTTGATACAGATTGCTGCAGGCAGTGCTTCGCCAGATAAAAGTTGATGAATCCGGGGCCGGCGATCTCGGCTTTTTCCACATAGAGCGGATCCAGGTTGAACCGGCTCACGATCTGCTCAGCCAGCTTGCGCGGCACGAGTTTCTGTTCTTTAGCCAGATTCATGGCAATGGCGGAGGCGAGATCTCCGTTCGCCTCCTGCTTGGGTTTTTCCAGATTGAGCTGTTTGATATCGCTGACGGGGATCGCCAATTGTGCGAGCGCACTCTGTATTTGACTGCGAATATATTCCTGCGGGTTCATGATTTTTCCTCAACAGAGTCCTCTATCCGGGTGGTGCCGGCATCGGCCCACAGTTTTTCCAGCGAATAAAATTCGCGGGCTTCAGGACGGAACAGATGCACCACCACATCAATAAAATCCATCAACACCCAGCTGGAGCCGCTGCCGCCCTCCACATGCCAGGGCTTGACCGCATCGACCGAATGCAGCTGTTCGTCCAAATGATCCAACACGGCTTTGGCCTGATGGTCGCTGTCCACAGAGCAGATCACAAAAAAATCGGTGAACGATGCGATCTTGGTCAGGTCCATCACTATCACGTCATACGCTTTTTTTTCCACAACCAGCCGGCTGATGCGTTCAGCCAACGCTTTGCTGTTCATGGATGCCTCCCACTCTATGCCGTTAGGCGCCATGGTTTTTCAGCCTGCCAGCAGCGGTATCGCCGCGGCAGACACCTGCTCCGGGGTTACCTCGGTCATGCAGCGGAAATGGCCTTTGGGGCAGCGCCGACGTCCCATGGTCGTGCACGGCCGGCAGGCTAATCCGCTGTTCTCCACCACCCGGTTGAACGGGGCATCGGGAAAAAAACCGAGTTCCCGGGTCGTGCAGCCAAAGATGGACACGGTCTTGATCCCAAGCGCCACCGCCAGATGCATCAATCCGCTGTCGTTGGTGACCATGAGATCCATGGCGGCGATCATCGCCGCGGTCTCACGAAGGTTCAATGTGCCGGACAGATCGACGGCCGCACGGCCGATCGCCGCCGCGATGCGGCGGGCCACGGTGCGATCGCGATCGTCGCCGAAGATGAAAATGCGCAGCGCCGTCCGCTCGGCGAGCAACCCGGCCAGAGCGATAAAATGCTCGGCCGGCCATTGCTTGGTCGCGTGACCGGCGCCGACAGCAAAACCGATTCGCCGCACGGACGGATCAAGTCCAAGTTCAGCCAGACGAGACCGGGCGTAAGCTTTCTCCTCTTCGAATAAAAAAAATTCCAAACCCTGCCCATCCGCCTGAATGCCCCAGGGCGCCAGACCGGCCATATACCTTCGATGGACCGGAACCACTTCCCGGTACCGGTTCACTCCTGCATGGACCAAAAGCCAGCGTTTCCAATAGTGCTTGGCATAGGTCGCGATCCGGGCCCGGTGATCCCGTAGGAACAGCGAACGCAGGTTGCGGTGCACGTCGACGATGAGATCATATTTTTCCGCGCGGATGAGCCGGCGCACCCGGCGCAGCTCGGACCAGCCATAGGGCGCCGCCAGGATCACCCTATGCCGCAGATACGGATGGCCCTTGACCAGATCGGCGTACCGTTCTTTGATGCAAAAATCGATCTGCGCCTGCGGAAACCGCCGGTGCAGCGAACGCAGCAACGGCGAGGTCAACAGAATATCGCCGATGGAGCTGAGCCGAATCACCAGAATTTTCTGCGGATCCTCGTGGATCATGCAATCTGCAGCGCCTTTTTAAACCAGGGAATGGTGACAGCCAATCCCTGTTCCAACGAATAGTGCGGTTCCCAGCTCAGCAGCTTTTTAGCCAGGGAGATGTTGGGCTGGCGGACTTTGGGATCATCCACCGGCAAGGGCTTGGAGACCAGTTTGCTGCGGCTGCCGGTCATGC from bacterium carries:
- the argS gene encoding arginine--tRNA ligase (catalyzes a two-step reaction, first charging an arginine molecule by linking its carboxyl group to the alpha-phosphate of ATP, followed by transfer of the aminoacyl-adenylate to its tRNA; class-I aminoacyl-tRNA synthetase); amino-acid sequence: MNPQEYIRSQIQSALAQLAIPVSDIKQLNLEKPKQEANGDLASAIAMNLAKEQKLVPRKLAEQIVSRFNLDPLYVEKAEIAGPGFINFYLAKHCLQQSVSSILQQGAEYGRSRWGLGRSIQLEFVSANPTGPLNIVSARAAAIGDVL
- the rsfS gene encoding ribosome silencing factor; its protein translation is MAPNGIEWEASMNSKALAERISRLVVEKKAYDVIVMDLTKIASFTDFFVICSVDSDHQAKAVLDHLDEQLHSVDAVKPWHVEGGSGSSWVLMDFIDVVVHLFRPEAREFYSLEKLWADAGTTRIEDSVEEKS
- a CDS encoding glycosyltransferase family 9 protein gives rise to the protein MIHEDPQKILVIRLSSIGDILLTSPLLRSLHRRFPQAQIDFCIKERYADLVKGHPYLRHRVILAAPYGWSELRRVRRLIRAEKYDLIVDVHRNLRSLFLRDHRARIATYAKHYWKRWLLVHAGVNRYREVVPVHRRYMAGLAPWGIQADGQGLEFFLFEEEKAYARSRLAELGLDPSVRRIGFAVGAGHATKQWPAEHFIALAGLLAERTALRIFIFGDDRDRTVARRIAAAIGRAAVDLSGTLNLRETAAMIAAMDLMVTNDSGLMHLAVALGIKTVSIFGCTTRELGFFPDAPFNRVVENSGLACRPCTTMGRRRCPKGHFRCMTEVTPEQVSAAAIPLLAG